From a single Solanum dulcamara chromosome 4, daSolDulc1.2, whole genome shotgun sequence genomic region:
- the LOC129887007 gene encoding uncharacterized protein LOC129887007 has protein sequence MTQKANLFKGQQKKKSVPSRHGKAPQIRKGKRAVKPSKNTKQMDVDRELTKFINQCNEAKAATFATKDGGQLCILQKPESSSGGAKK, from the exons ATGACACAAAAGGCAAATCTTTTCAAAGGCCAACAGAAGAAGAAATCAGTACCGAGTCGACATGGAAAAGCCCCTCAAATTCGCAAAg GGAAGAGAGCTGTGAAACCGTCAAAGAACACAAAGCAGATGGATGTCGATCGG GAATTGACAAAGTTTATTAATCAGTGCAACGAAGCAAAAGCAGCCACTTTTGCTACGAAGGATGGTGGTCAATTATGTATACTTCAAAAGCCTGAGTCCTCCAGTGGCGGTGCAAAGAAGTAG
- the LOC129887008 gene encoding protein PNS1 isoform X2 produces the protein MGAVEPVAEEENGEKETKIREEEERDVEKGEMDSQQRGFQNQPPPEAAPAAATGGENFHMERMQRLSATNPLRLVMNAGTRVASPSPYHAPPPAHHHQRRSFPNPFHHRHPPAPVPVPMPSQHHPPPAPIPVPAPAQHHPSPAPSQTRSTPTTTPQQPSVITLNSRSYTNKFSLFLFVVHMIGAIGLVCFLVFKGIQGLLEAGEAQRKEKRLLKYFLPQVEAASLLSITLAFIWQKALRMWPTFMVHFILWSSFILTLSAGILLICFQRPSTDGVGVVFIMFAIGNGLYSCWVTPRIKFCTKILIKSLEPVPKFGDLNRPTYLTLGAGFLWMSMWILAVIGAINFYFPPLIIIALVLSMAWVTEVMRNVVNLTVSRVIALYYLRGMQSSTQFCFQRALSVNLGSACLGSLFVPAIEALRIVARGLNLLEGEDEFMFCCAHCGLKIMDSIFKRGNGWAYVQIATYGKSFVKASQDTWELFQKREMETIVDSDMTSAICFLTGVCSGSICVIVIGAWTFTVYPNFTATLSLLSAYVGYLMTRIAMALPHACVSSYYVCYAENPDNRLFDKTIQERLNLIKSDRDIIVPTPRSVTSRSA, from the exons ATGGGTGCAGTAGAACCT GTAGCTGAGgaagaaaatggagaaaaggAGACGAAGATacgagaagaagaagagagagatgTGGAGAAAGGTGAAATGGATAGTCAACAAAGGGGATTTCAAAACCAGCCTCCACCGGAGGCGGCGCCGGCAGCAGCAACAGGCGGTGAGAATTTTCACATGGAGAGAATGCAAAGATTGAGTGCGACGAATCCTTTAAGGCTTGTGATGAATGCCGGAACTAGAGttgcttctccttctccttaTCACGCTCCGCCACCTGCTCATCATCATCAACGCCGTTCTTTTCCTAATCCTTTTCACCACCGTCATCCTCCGGCTCCGGTGCCCGTGCCGATGCCGTCTCAGCATCATCCTCCTCCGGCCCCGATTCCGGTTCCAGCTCCGGCTCAGCACCACCCTTCTCCGGCACCTAGTCAGACTCGCTCCACCCCTACTACTACTCCTCAA CAACCATCAGTAATAACACTGAACTCAAGATCCTACACAAACAAGTTTTCACTTTTTCTGTTCGTTGTACACATGATTGGTGCAATTGGGCTAGTTTGTTTTCTTGTATTCAAAGGGATACAAGGTCTACTAGAAGCAGGGGAagcacaaagaaaagaaaagaggcTATTAAAGTATTTTCTACCACAAGTAGAAGCAGCTTCTCTACTAAGCATAACACTAGCATTTATATGGCAAAAGGCATTGAGAATGTGGCCTACATTCATGGTTCATTTTATACTTTGGAGCTCTTTTATCCTCACATTATCAGCTGGAATCCTATTAATTTGCTTCCAAagaccttcaactgatggtgtTGGAGTTGTTTTTATCATGTTTGCAATTGGAAATGGATTGTATTCTTGTTGGGTGACACCAAGAATTAAGTTTTGTACAAAGATTTTAATCAAATCACTTGAACCCGTACCCAAATTTGGCGATTTGAATCGTCCAACTTATCTAACACTAGGTGCTGGATTTTTATGGATGTCAATGTGGATTTTGGCTGTGATTGGGGCTATAAATTTCTATTTCCCACCGTTGATTATAATCGCGTTGGTTTTGAGTATGGCTTGGGTTACTGAGGTGATGAGGAATGTAGTGAATTTGACAGTGAGCAGAGTGATTGCTCTGTATTATCTTAGAGGGATGCAATCTAGTACACAGTTTTGTTTCCAGAGGGCATTGTCTGTGAATCTTGGAAGTGCTTGTCTTGGTTCTTTGTTTGTTCCTGCAATTGAAGCTCTGAGAATTGTTGCTCGAGGGCTGAATTTGCTTGAAGGTGAAGATGAGTTCATGTTTTGTTGTGCTCATTGTGGATTGAAAATCATGGATTCTATCTTCAAGCGTGGTAATGGCTGGGCATATGTTCAG ATTGCTACGTATGGTAAGAGCTTTGTGAAGGCATCACAAGACACATGGGAGCTATTTCAAAAGAGAGAAATGGAGACAATTGTAGATTCGGACATGACAAGTGCCATTTGCTTCCTCACCGGAGTTTGTAGCGGTTCCATTTGTGTTATTGTGATTGGTGCTTGGACTTTCACTGTCTATCCCAATTTCACCGCCACCTTGTCCCTTCTATCTGCCTACGTTGGTTACCTTATG ACGAGGATTGCGATGGCTTTGCCTCATGCTTGTGTGAGTAGTTACTACGTTTGTTATGCTGAGAATCCAGATAATAGACTTTTTGACAAGACCATTCAAGAACGACTCAATTTAATCAAGTCTGATCGTGATATTATTGTGCCAACTCCTAGATCTGTTACTTCTCGATCTGCATGA
- the LOC129887008 gene encoding protein PNS1 isoform X1: protein MGAVEPVAEEENGEKETKIREEEERDVEKGEMDSQQRGFQNQPPPEAAPAAATGGENFHMERMQRLSATNPLRLVMNAGTRVASPSPYHAPPPAHHHQRRSFPNPFHHRHPPAPVPVPMPSQHHPPPAPIPVPAPAQHHPSPAPSQTRSTPTTTPQQQPSVITLNSRSYTNKFSLFLFVVHMIGAIGLVCFLVFKGIQGLLEAGEAQRKEKRLLKYFLPQVEAASLLSITLAFIWQKALRMWPTFMVHFILWSSFILTLSAGILLICFQRPSTDGVGVVFIMFAIGNGLYSCWVTPRIKFCTKILIKSLEPVPKFGDLNRPTYLTLGAGFLWMSMWILAVIGAINFYFPPLIIIALVLSMAWVTEVMRNVVNLTVSRVIALYYLRGMQSSTQFCFQRALSVNLGSACLGSLFVPAIEALRIVARGLNLLEGEDEFMFCCAHCGLKIMDSIFKRGNGWAYVQIATYGKSFVKASQDTWELFQKREMETIVDSDMTSAICFLTGVCSGSICVIVIGAWTFTVYPNFTATLSLLSAYVGYLMTRIAMALPHACVSSYYVCYAENPDNRLFDKTIQERLNLIKSDRDIIVPTPRSVTSRSA, encoded by the exons ATGGGTGCAGTAGAACCT GTAGCTGAGgaagaaaatggagaaaaggAGACGAAGATacgagaagaagaagagagagatgTGGAGAAAGGTGAAATGGATAGTCAACAAAGGGGATTTCAAAACCAGCCTCCACCGGAGGCGGCGCCGGCAGCAGCAACAGGCGGTGAGAATTTTCACATGGAGAGAATGCAAAGATTGAGTGCGACGAATCCTTTAAGGCTTGTGATGAATGCCGGAACTAGAGttgcttctccttctccttaTCACGCTCCGCCACCTGCTCATCATCATCAACGCCGTTCTTTTCCTAATCCTTTTCACCACCGTCATCCTCCGGCTCCGGTGCCCGTGCCGATGCCGTCTCAGCATCATCCTCCTCCGGCCCCGATTCCGGTTCCAGCTCCGGCTCAGCACCACCCTTCTCCGGCACCTAGTCAGACTCGCTCCACCCCTACTACTACTCCTCAA cagCAACCATCAGTAATAACACTGAACTCAAGATCCTACACAAACAAGTTTTCACTTTTTCTGTTCGTTGTACACATGATTGGTGCAATTGGGCTAGTTTGTTTTCTTGTATTCAAAGGGATACAAGGTCTACTAGAAGCAGGGGAagcacaaagaaaagaaaagaggcTATTAAAGTATTTTCTACCACAAGTAGAAGCAGCTTCTCTACTAAGCATAACACTAGCATTTATATGGCAAAAGGCATTGAGAATGTGGCCTACATTCATGGTTCATTTTATACTTTGGAGCTCTTTTATCCTCACATTATCAGCTGGAATCCTATTAATTTGCTTCCAAagaccttcaactgatggtgtTGGAGTTGTTTTTATCATGTTTGCAATTGGAAATGGATTGTATTCTTGTTGGGTGACACCAAGAATTAAGTTTTGTACAAAGATTTTAATCAAATCACTTGAACCCGTACCCAAATTTGGCGATTTGAATCGTCCAACTTATCTAACACTAGGTGCTGGATTTTTATGGATGTCAATGTGGATTTTGGCTGTGATTGGGGCTATAAATTTCTATTTCCCACCGTTGATTATAATCGCGTTGGTTTTGAGTATGGCTTGGGTTACTGAGGTGATGAGGAATGTAGTGAATTTGACAGTGAGCAGAGTGATTGCTCTGTATTATCTTAGAGGGATGCAATCTAGTACACAGTTTTGTTTCCAGAGGGCATTGTCTGTGAATCTTGGAAGTGCTTGTCTTGGTTCTTTGTTTGTTCCTGCAATTGAAGCTCTGAGAATTGTTGCTCGAGGGCTGAATTTGCTTGAAGGTGAAGATGAGTTCATGTTTTGTTGTGCTCATTGTGGATTGAAAATCATGGATTCTATCTTCAAGCGTGGTAATGGCTGGGCATATGTTCAG ATTGCTACGTATGGTAAGAGCTTTGTGAAGGCATCACAAGACACATGGGAGCTATTTCAAAAGAGAGAAATGGAGACAATTGTAGATTCGGACATGACAAGTGCCATTTGCTTCCTCACCGGAGTTTGTAGCGGTTCCATTTGTGTTATTGTGATTGGTGCTTGGACTTTCACTGTCTATCCCAATTTCACCGCCACCTTGTCCCTTCTATCTGCCTACGTTGGTTACCTTATG ACGAGGATTGCGATGGCTTTGCCTCATGCTTGTGTGAGTAGTTACTACGTTTGTTATGCTGAGAATCCAGATAATAGACTTTTTGACAAGACCATTCAAGAACGACTCAATTTAATCAAGTCTGATCGTGATATTATTGTGCCAACTCCTAGATCTGTTACTTCTCGATCTGCATGA